The following DNA comes from Limnobacter sp. SAORIC-580.
GGGCAGGTAAGCTTCCCGCACACCTTGACCAACACCGGTAACGGGGTTGATCAGTTCAGTTTGGCCACGGTCAACTCGGGCGCTTTCACGTTTGATCAGGTGAAGATTTATGCCGATCTGGATGGCGATGGTGTACCCGACAATTCATCCGAGATTTCGAACACAGGCGATCTTGCACCCGGTCAGGCATACAACTTCGTCATCGTGGGGCAGGTTCCCACCACAGCCAGTTCAGGTTCAGCCAATGACATCACAGTCACGGCGACCAGCGGGTTTGATTCCACAAAGACGGCTTCGAATACCGATACAACAACCGTGTCCAGCAATGCTGTGGTGAATGTGACCAAGTCTATTGATGTGGCCAGTGGGTCGGCTGGCAGTGGTCCGTACACTTACACGCTGACTTACAACAACACTGGAAACAGTGCTGCGAGCAATTTGGTGATCACGGATGACATTCCGGATGGCATGACGTATGTGCCGGGCAGCGGACGCTGGACCAGCACAGGTGCCACCGTGTTGACTGACCTGGATGCGACCGATGACCAGGGCGGCATTGTTTACGATTTCAATGTCACCACAACAGACACGGTAAGGGCAGTGATTGCCGTGGTGCCTGCTGGTTCCTCTGCCTCAATTTCCTTTCAAGTGAATGTGGATAACGGTCTTGACGCAGGCTCAAACCCAGCCACCTTGAATACGGCTTACTACAGTTACAACGACGGCAGTGCAGATGTTGCGCAGAACTTCACGAACTCGGTGCAGTTCCGTGTTGATCAAACCGTGGCAGTAAGCTCGACTGGTGACTCCGTGGCGGCTGCAGCCCAGGGCAGTACAGTGACTTTCACCAACGTGGTGAGCAATGATGGCAACGGCGAGGACACTTTTGATTTGACCATGATCAATTCATCGTTCCCGGCGGGCACTGCCTTCGTGCTGTACCAGGCCGACGGCGTTTCTCCTTTGCTGGACAGCGATGGTGACGGTGTGCCCGATACGGGGCCGTTGGGTCAAAATGAAAGTGTGTCGTACGTGGTCAAGGCGATTTTGCCAAGCGATGCATCCGCTGGTGGCCCCTACACGGTTGAGGCAAAGGCGACTTCGAGTGTGGATGTGGCAGTGTTTGCAGTGGCCACCGACACCTTAAGCACCATTACCAGCAACAGTGTTGATTTGACCAACGATGTGTCTGGTGCAGGTGCTCCAGGTTTCGGACCCGGTGCAGAAGCGGTGTCTGTTGACACCAATCCTGTCAACCCCGGAAGTACCACCACATTCACCCTGGCGGTGGCCAATTCAAGCAGTGTTGCAGACAACTTCAACCTGCTTGCCAGTACCGATTCGACCTTCTCCACGATTGGATTGCCAGATGGATGGAGCGTTGTGTTTCGTGATGCCAGCGGTGCCGTGATCACGAACACGGGTGTTGTCAATGGGGGTAGCACCGTCACGGTGACTGCTGAAGTGTCAGTGCCGGCAGATTATGTGCCGGGTACGGAAGACATCTATTTCCGTGCGGTTTCTCCCAACTCTGGCGCAGGCGACATTGTGCACAATGCTGTGACCGTGAATACCGTTCGCAACGTGGTGTTGGAAAGCAACAATTCCGGGCAGGTTTCGCCAGGCGGAACGGTGACCTACACGCACACCTTGTCCAACCTGGGCAATGTTACTGAGGGCAACGGCACCACCAGCAGCATCGACTTTGCATTGGTCGACGACAAAGACGGCTTCTCTTCGATTGTTCATTGGGACATCAACAACAACGGTGTGCTGGATCCATCCGACCCAGTGGTCACCGATGCGTCGCAGTTGACCGGGGGAAGCAATGGTGCAAGTACAAATCCGGGTCTCGATCCGGGCGAAAGTGCGACGCTGTTCGTGAAGGTTCAAGCGGGCGCAAACGCCACAGCTGGTGCGATGAATACCAGCAGTTTGAGCGCAACAACCAGCGGCACCATCGATACTCAGGCCGCGCCCACAGCAGCCAGCGTGGACGATGCAACCACCGTGATTGCCGGAAGTGTGAAATTGGTCAAGAAGCAGGCACTGGATGCGGACTGCAATGGTTTGCCGGACACCGCATTCACCACAGCCGACCTGACCAATGGTGCTGTACCCGATGCGTGTATTCGCTACGAGATTACAGCCAGGAACGTGGGTGTTTCTGAAGTGCTTGATCTGGTGGTCAGCGATGCAACACCTGTGCACACCATCTATCACGCGGTGTCCCCGGCTGCTGCAAGTGCTGGCACGGTAACGGCCCCCGCTGCCGATGACTCCGGGACCATTCAGGTCACTGCCAACAGTCTGGCTCCGGACCAGACCCTTGTCTTGACCTTCGGCGTGAAGATCATGCCTTGAGTCCCCGTTTCCGGCCCCGCCCGGGAGGGTAGCGGGCCGGTTTTTTTCTCAAAACGCTAAAACGAGGGGATACGATATGAATCAGTATCTGATGATCCTGCTCGCTTGGTTTTCAATGTTTTCCGCTGCCTCTGCAGTATTTGCAGCATCGACTATCCAGCCTTTGACGGCTGGTGGCACCGTGCTGAACCAGGCCAGTTTGTATTACGTCGACAACGCAACGGGTTTGCCTTCAAATCTGGCATCCAACGCTGTGCGTGTCTTCATGCAGCAATACGAAGCCGGCCTTCTGCTGAGCGATCAACGGCAACGCCGAACAGCAGGAAATTCGGTCACGTTAAAGCATCGCCTTGTCAATACTGGCAATTCAATCACTGCGTACAACTTGCGTTTGGAGAACCATGCAAACGATCAATTTGATATTGATCCATTGTTGCTGGTGCACGATCTCAACGAAAACGGCGAACCTGATTCTGGTGAACCCACCGTAACGTCCATCGAGCTATTGCCTGGGCAGGCTGTTGAGCTGTTGATTTCGGGCGTGGTGCCTGTTGATGCCAGTGGGCTATCAAAAATTGATGTGGTGGCCTATCGGGGCGACATCGAATTTGCACGCAACACAGACACCGTAGAAGTAACGGCAGGTGCCGTACTGGTTTTGAGCCTTGAAGCGTCCACCTTGACACCGGCGCCAGGCGAACACGTGGAGCTGGTATTAAACACACAGAACACAGGCAATGCAATTGCCGATGGGATTGATTATGAAGTGGACGGTCGCGTTGAATCGGGTCTTCTGATTGTTCAGGAAATCGCACCGAATACGCAGTTTGTGGATGCGGGTGCCAAGGTGGGCCGGGTGTTGTACAAGACAGGAAATAACTATGATTTTTCTGCCACGCCACCGTCCGATTTAAGCCGAGTCACTGCGGTTGCGTATGTGCTTGAAAGCCTGATGCCCACAGCCGATGCTCAGTTCAATCTGACCGTTCAAGCCAATGACAATTCATCGGGTGAGTTGCCTTACCGATCCCAGGCCTACTACAACAATGCCGTGGCAGTGGACAATTCAATGTCGTCTTCCAACCAGGTGGTTTTGCTGCTTGAGCCCAGCCCACCCGAAATTACTTACTATTCAGACCCTTCGTTTTCTGCGCCTGCCACGGCGACTCGTTTGGGCACCCCCTTGTATTTGCAGGCTGATGCAAGTGCATGCAATTCAAACGCCTCGCTTGTTGACGAGGTGGTGATCACCATTCGTTCAGAATTGTCTGGCGATGAGGAGCAGTTTCTGGGCGTGGAACAGGGTATCAACACTGGGATTTTCCGGATTCCACAAGCCATTGAAACCAGCAACATGCGGATCAGCAATATGGTGCCCGGCAACGGAGTGGTGGAGACTGGAAAAAATGATCGCCTGATCGCCGCAATCGGTGATTGCGGTGTGGGCGAGGCGTTCACCAGCGTATTGATCGATCCTGAAGGTGTTGTATTTGACAGCCGCAACAATTTGCCGATTGCCAATGTGCAGGTGGAGTTGATTGATGTTGATGGCCGTGGCAACGGTGGCAATCCCGGTGGGCCTGCTGTGGTGTTTCAGGACGATGGCACCACACCAGCACCGAGCCGGGTGATCACGGGTGCAGACGGTAGCTACCGGTTTCCCCTGGTTCCAGCCAGCACCTATCGTTTGCTGGTTGTACCACCCACCGGCTATGAGTTTTCATCGCGTTTGGCACCTGATGTTTTACCGGCAGGGCGAAGCATCGACCTGTCAGGTTCCTATGGTGGCAATTTTGCGGTGAATACATTCACAGGTGCAGTCAAGATTGATGTGCCTGTCGACAATGTGAATGCCACAGGCATTCAGGTCAGGAAATCGGTTGCCCGCAAGATTGTTGAAATTGGGGACATCGTTTCTTATGCCGTTGAGGTGCGCAACATCAGTGGCGAAAAACTATTCGGTGTGGTGTTGCGGGATCAATTGCCCCCGGGTTTTCAATATCGTGCGGGTTCTGCAATGCGTGATGGTCAACAGATCACGGACCCGGACGGTTCAACAAGTTCCGTTCTTGCGTTCCCTTTGGGCACACTCGAAAACGATGAATCTGCCACCATCGTTTATGTAACTGCTGTAGGAATAGGGGCTCGAATCGGCACCAATGCGACAAACCGTGCACAGGCACAAAGCGCCTCGCCTTTGGCACACACCAGCAATGTAGCAACGGCTTCTGTGCGTGTTGAAGGGGGTGTATTTGATACCCACGGTTTTGTGCTTGGAAAGGTTTACGCAGACTGCAATGAAGACGGCTTGCAGCAAGACGGCGAAAGGGGCGTTCCCGGCGTGCGTGTATGGCTGGAAAACGGCAACTGGGCGACAACTGATCACAATGGGTTGTTCAGTTTTCACGGGGTAACGCCTCAAACCCATGTTGCAAAAGTTGATGCCACCACATTGCCCGCCGACACCCGAACGCTTGCAATTTCAAACCGGCATGCCGGCGATGGCAACAGCCGTTTTATTGACATGAAAAACGGTGAATTGCATCGCGCGGATTTTGCATTGAAAGGTTGCCCCGAGAGCCTTGATCAGGAAATCGACAGACGGGCTCAAAAGATCAAGGTTCAGCCACGGTCTGCGGGGCTTGAGCCGGGGCAGCAGAAAATTGAAGGCGCACCCGCGCGCACCGCGAAATCGCTGGCTGAATCTGTTGAAACCTTGAACAACAGCCTTGATTTCATTGGCATGGAAAAAACCCAGAATGTGGCCACGACCCAAAGCAGTTTTCGCATCAAAGGCCCCATTGGCGCAAACCTTGTGTTGAAGGTCAATGGGCTTGATGTGTCACCCAAAAAATTGGGCACACGGGTGGAGGTTGCCGGGCGAAACATGGAGGCACGTGAGTACATCGGGATTGAGTTACAGCAAGGCGAAAACCAGGTCGAGTTGCTGGACGTGGATGACAATGGTCGGGTCAGGGCGAGAAAGTCCATTCAATTGTTGGCACCGGGTGCCTTGGCTGCCATACACATTGATTCAGCCCAGCCCGCCATGGCAGGGCAAGGCCAAACAGCGCTGGTCAAGGTGTCACTTTTTGATGCCGCTGGTATTCCCGTGGTCGCCCGTACACCCTTGAATTTGTCAAGCGATTCAGGCCACTGGCTGCATCCGGATCTCGATCCGGTGGCAACCGGTCACCAGGTTTTTGTGGAAGGTGGCCATGCCATTTTCAAGCTTCAAAGCCCCGAGCAAACAGGACGGGCCACAGTTCAGGTCACATCGGGTTTGGTCAAGGCCGAGTCAGAAGTGAGCTTTCTTGCGCAGTTGCGTGAAATGATTGCGGTGGGTCTTCTTGAGGGGGTGATCAATCTGCGGGATCTGCGCGAAGGCATTCTGAGCACGGGCAATGGCAATGATGGCTTTGAACAGGAAATTCAGCACTTCTCGACACAAGGCAATCAGGTGGATGCAGGTGCACGCGCTGCGCTTTTTCTGAAAGGAAAAATCAGGGGTGATTACCTGCTGACCATGGCTTACGATTCAGACAAACCCACTCAGGACAAGCTTTTCCGGGATATTGATCCTGACCAGTATTACGCGGTGTATGGCGACGATTCAGTGAAAGGTTCCGATGCACAGTCCAACGGTCGCTTGTACCTGCGTTTGGACAAAAACAAATCCTGGTTTCTGTTGGGCGATTTCAATACCCAAAGCGCTGATCGTCAGGTGGTCAGAAAGTTGTCTGCCTACAACCGTAGTTTAAACGGTGTTCGTCATCATTATGATGCCGACAATATTCAAATCGATTCATTCGCAAGTCGCGAAACCACCCGCCAGGTGGTGGAGGAAATTCCTGCCAATGGTACCTCGGGTCCTTATGCGCTGAAGTTCGACAATCTTGTGGCCAACAGCGAGAAAATCGAGATCGTGACTCGCGACAGCGATCAGCCCGCCGTGGTGATACGCAGTGTGCCCATGCAGCGTTTTGTGGATTACACCCTGGAGCCTTTCAGTGGTCGAATCCTGTTTCGTGCGCCGGTGGCCAGCCTTGACGAAAACCTCAATGAGCAGTTTGTTCGCGTCGCCTATGAAGTTCAGCAAGATGGTGAAGAGTTCTGGGTTGCTGGCGCCGAAGTGCGTGTGGATGTGCGTGAAGATGTGCAAATCGGTGCGGCCATTGTTGATGATCAGAATCCGCAAGACCCCAACCAGCTGCG
Coding sequences within:
- a CDS encoding beta strand repeat-containing protein gives rise to the protein MSNNNSSGSMQKFTATVVWSLWVAAFIAFMLVWLKDAHAAPVAGTSIGNQASATYTDGSQTTRTVTSNTVVTIVQHVASLTLTADGNKNVTAGGQVSFPHTLTNTGNGVDQFSLATVNSGAFTFDQVKIYADLDGDGVPDNSSEISNTGDLAPGQAYNFVIVGQVPTTASSGSANDITVTATSGFDSTKTASNTDTTTVSSNAVVNVTKSIDVASGSAGSGPYTYTLTYNNTGNSAASNLVITDDIPDGMTYVPGSGRWTSTGATVLTDLDATDDQGGIVYDFNVTTTDTVRAVIAVVPAGSSASISFQVNVDNGLDAGSNPATLNTAYYSYNDGSADVAQNFTNSVQFRVDQTVAVSSTGDSVAAAAQGSTVTFTNVVSNDGNGEDTFDLTMINSSFPAGTAFVLYQADGVSPLLDSDGDGVPDTGPLGQNESVSYVVKAILPSDASAGGPYTVEAKATSSVDVAVFAVATDTLSTITSNSVDLTNDVSGAGAPGFGPGAEAVSVDTNPVNPGSTTTFTLAVANSSSVADNFNLLASTDSTFSTIGLPDGWSVVFRDASGAVITNTGVVNGGSTVTVTAEVSVPADYVPGTEDIYFRAVSPNSGAGDIVHNAVTVNTVRNVVLESNNSGQVSPGGTVTYTHTLSNLGNVTEGNGTTSSIDFALVDDKDGFSSIVHWDINNNGVLDPSDPVVTDASQLTGGSNGASTNPGLDPGESATLFVKVQAGANATAGAMNTSSLSATTSGTIDTQAAPTAASVDDATTVIAGSVKLVKKQALDADCNGLPDTAFTTADLTNGAVPDACIRYEITARNVGVSEVLDLVVSDATPVHTIYHAVSPAAASAGTVTAPAADDSGTIQVTANSLAPDQTLVLTFGVKIMP
- a CDS encoding SdrD B-like domain-containing protein, yielding MNQYLMILLAWFSMFSAASAVFAASTIQPLTAGGTVLNQASLYYVDNATGLPSNLASNAVRVFMQQYEAGLLLSDQRQRRTAGNSVTLKHRLVNTGNSITAYNLRLENHANDQFDIDPLLLVHDLNENGEPDSGEPTVTSIELLPGQAVELLISGVVPVDASGLSKIDVVAYRGDIEFARNTDTVEVTAGAVLVLSLEASTLTPAPGEHVELVLNTQNTGNAIADGIDYEVDGRVESGLLIVQEIAPNTQFVDAGAKVGRVLYKTGNNYDFSATPPSDLSRVTAVAYVLESLMPTADAQFNLTVQANDNSSGELPYRSQAYYNNAVAVDNSMSSSNQVVLLLEPSPPEITYYSDPSFSAPATATRLGTPLYLQADASACNSNASLVDEVVITIRSELSGDEEQFLGVEQGINTGIFRIPQAIETSNMRISNMVPGNGVVETGKNDRLIAAIGDCGVGEAFTSVLIDPEGVVFDSRNNLPIANVQVELIDVDGRGNGGNPGGPAVVFQDDGTTPAPSRVITGADGSYRFPLVPASTYRLLVVPPTGYEFSSRLAPDVLPAGRSIDLSGSYGGNFAVNTFTGAVKIDVPVDNVNATGIQVRKSVARKIVEIGDIVSYAVEVRNISGEKLFGVVLRDQLPPGFQYRAGSAMRDGQQITDPDGSTSSVLAFPLGTLENDESATIVYVTAVGIGARIGTNATNRAQAQSASPLAHTSNVATASVRVEGGVFDTHGFVLGKVYADCNEDGLQQDGERGVPGVRVWLENGNWATTDHNGLFSFHGVTPQTHVAKVDATTLPADTRTLAISNRHAGDGNSRFIDMKNGELHRADFALKGCPESLDQEIDRRAQKIKVQPRSAGLEPGQQKIEGAPARTAKSLAESVETLNNSLDFIGMEKTQNVATTQSSFRIKGPIGANLVLKVNGLDVSPKKLGTRVEVAGRNMEAREYIGIELQQGENQVELLDVDDNGRVRARKSIQLLAPGALAAIHIDSAQPAMAGQGQTALVKVSLFDAAGIPVVARTPLNLSSDSGHWLHPDLDPVATGHQVFVEGGHAIFKLQSPEQTGRATVQVTSGLVKAESEVSFLAQLREMIAVGLLEGVINLRDLREGILSTGNGNDGFEQEIQHFSTQGNQVDAGARAALFLKGKIRGDYLLTMAYDSDKPTQDKLFRDIDPDQYYAVYGDDSVKGSDAQSNGRLYLRLDKNKSWFLLGDFNTQSADRQVVRKLSAYNRSLNGVRHHYDADNIQIDSFASRETTRQVVEEIPANGTSGPYALKFDNLVANSEKIEIVTRDSDQPAVVIRSVPMQRFVDYTLEPFSGRILFRAPVASLDENLNEQFVRVAYEVQQDGEEFWVAGAEVRVDVREDVQIGAAIVDDQNPQDPNQLRGIFARYENGSNSIVGELASSNRLDVGSGNAARVEGKIKEGRLQGRFQVSRSDPAFSNASSTLSRGRTEARGKFNYSLDDKNRLIVDLLSSKDALTGRTKRGVFFAAERNFANNVKVQLGVRSESFDSPAQGAQSRTGTHYTANSITARVDGPAPIFPKVSLYGEVEQDVGNSKNRLVALGGEYRLAGKGRVYGRHELSSSLGGSFQPDNEDRRNTSVLGIDSEYMKNGQAFSEYRARQVFSEREVEAAIGLRNRIPVSETLSFNTSFERVKAITCKTCIESIATTGAVSYSPNINTKATARLELRNATNGRSVLSSQGLARRISEQWTILTRNIFLLNHSGQQRRLQDRFQIGLAFRNIKTNRWNALGRYEFKTDKTLTAGAVTRPGDYRRLVHVFSTHANVKVSRPLVATFRYAGKFGKERYSGIGHRTRGQLVSGRMTYDVNPRWDLGLQGSLLLSNDSSGRRTALGAEVGYLLQENQWVSAGYNVFGFKDRDLSGQDTFSQGFYLRLRVKFDEQLFAQF